One Oryzomonas sagensis DNA segment encodes these proteins:
- a CDS encoding HDOD domain-containing protein codes for MNQELETLIMNASDLPTIPVVATKVMQMIGSETTTSEELAKIVAADPAVAARVLKISNSSFYGCQRQIQTLSHAIMILGFSTLKSLVVAASVKQVYKPYGLTEKMLWEHSFGAGLAARIIAGVTRLVNEEEAFLGGLFHDIGKIIMNTMDSQQFQAVMQKCYNDRISFLEAERQVYPYSHADVGALVIKKWNFPTILMQAVQKHHTFDFADDEDPYQMRLTSVVGLANLFCHRVGVGVREPEELPLHETPPAILLNIEEKEMTFLLETFVTAFNRDKGFFS; via the coding sequence ATGAATCAAGAGCTAGAGACGTTGATCATGAATGCCAGCGACCTGCCCACCATCCCGGTGGTTGCGACCAAGGTCATGCAGATGATCGGAAGCGAAACCACCACATCGGAAGAGCTGGCCAAGATCGTGGCGGCCGACCCGGCCGTTGCCGCCCGCGTCCTGAAGATCTCCAACTCCTCATTTTACGGGTGCCAGCGTCAGATCCAGACATTGTCCCACGCCATCATGATCTTAGGCTTCAGCACCTTGAAGAGCCTCGTGGTGGCGGCCTCGGTCAAACAGGTGTACAAACCCTACGGTTTGACCGAAAAGATGCTGTGGGAACACTCCTTCGGCGCCGGCCTTGCCGCCCGCATCATTGCCGGCGTAACCCGGCTGGTGAATGAGGAGGAGGCATTCCTGGGGGGGTTGTTCCATGATATCGGCAAGATCATCATGAATACCATGGACAGCCAGCAGTTCCAGGCCGTCATGCAGAAATGCTATAATGATCGGATTTCATTCCTGGAGGCCGAACGACAGGTCTATCCTTACAGCCATGCCGATGTGGGGGCGCTGGTCATCAAGAAGTGGAACTTCCCCACGATCCTCATGCAGGCGGTCCAGAAACATCACACCTTTGATTTCGCCGACGACGAGGACCCCTATCAGATGCGCCTGACCAGTGTCGTCGGCCTGGCAAATCTCTTCTGCCACCGGGTCGGAGTGGGCGTGCGCGAACCGGAGGAGCTTCCCCTCCACGAGACGCCGCCCGCCATCCTGCTCAACATCGAAGAGAAGGAGATGACGTTCCTCCTGGAAACCTTCGTGACGGCCTTTAACCGGGACAAGGGCTTCTTCAGCTAG
- a CDS encoding tetratricopeptide repeat protein, with product MPMIRSYLALPCAVLMLTGFTWGFGADKCPKALELTGQLGALRDEAQVRQAEAEILSICPDGAAGHYVTALQLERVGNLDGAIAEYRKALQLERSFPLASGNLGLLYAQKGMNDEASVELARGLATISNPKYHKAMALILAERKVYPLAIYHFNEAGRELTTDASVFTGLAEIYVAIGQPAKALEEYRRALQADPNSERAHMGIAAIHLERNDLNKALDELKKGSLSSPQNREIHLMMADIYTKKGDSKQAEYERLLGGKGKPAPATSPAPAIVPRPLASPAPVVAKPVVAPRPKAELEKAIERLKATIKDQPDAVASYEELGNLYRAAGMDNEAIAAYKEAAYRNSTSSDVYLNLGILYEKQDMLDEAVVAYKQAVQVKPQNADARLRLADIYLNRGSNAPAVEQYGEFLKLKPNSPDIQLKLARLFARNKETNLAIEGYLAVLKQSPDNVDANREIAALYKTKSLNDKAIEHYKRVLTQQKDDVETRNALVSLYVKDKRYDEITDLLKGTAELFPDDPNNHYKLGLIYDFKKDYDNAIACYKRALALKPDHARSLNALGRLYLKTGRLAEAKVALEAAKKADPSLEEASVLLNNIRDEFSPEPRKISSKIGSKSKKIKAKKTKKTKASKSGKSTKTEKSKARKKH from the coding sequence ATGCCAATGATTCGCTCATATCTTGCCCTGCCCTGCGCGGTACTCATGCTGACCGGTTTCACCTGGGGGTTTGGGGCCGACAAATGCCCCAAGGCCCTGGAACTTACCGGGCAGTTGGGGGCGCTTCGCGATGAAGCCCAGGTGCGTCAGGCCGAGGCTGAGATCCTTTCCATCTGCCCCGACGGCGCCGCCGGTCATTACGTCACTGCCCTGCAGTTAGAGCGGGTCGGCAATCTGGATGGCGCGATTGCGGAGTATCGCAAGGCGCTGCAACTGGAACGGTCTTTCCCCTTGGCCAGCGGCAATCTGGGGCTCCTGTACGCCCAGAAAGGGATGAACGACGAGGCCTCGGTGGAGCTGGCCCGCGGCTTGGCGACGATTTCCAACCCCAAATACCATAAGGCCATGGCCCTGATCCTGGCGGAGCGCAAGGTTTACCCGCTGGCCATCTATCACTTCAATGAAGCGGGCCGCGAGCTGACCACGGACGCCAGTGTGTTCACCGGCCTGGCGGAGATTTACGTCGCCATCGGTCAACCGGCTAAGGCGCTGGAGGAGTATCGCCGGGCGCTCCAGGCCGATCCGAATTCCGAAAGGGCCCATATGGGCATTGCCGCCATCCATCTGGAGCGCAACGATCTGAACAAGGCGCTGGACGAACTCAAAAAGGGTTCGCTGTCCAGCCCGCAGAATCGCGAGATCCATCTGATGATGGCCGATATTTATACGAAAAAGGGCGATAGCAAACAGGCCGAGTATGAAAGACTCCTGGGGGGTAAGGGTAAGCCGGCCCCGGCCACTTCACCCGCCCCGGCCATCGTCCCGCGCCCGCTCGCTTCCCCGGCACCAGTTGTTGCCAAGCCGGTTGTCGCCCCCCGCCCCAAGGCAGAGCTGGAAAAGGCGATCGAAAGGTTGAAGGCGACCATCAAGGATCAACCCGATGCCGTGGCGTCGTACGAAGAACTCGGCAACCTGTACCGTGCCGCGGGTATGGACAACGAAGCCATTGCGGCCTATAAGGAAGCGGCCTACCGCAACAGCACCAGCAGTGACGTGTACCTCAATCTCGGTATTCTCTATGAAAAACAGGATATGCTGGACGAGGCGGTGGTCGCCTACAAACAGGCCGTGCAGGTCAAACCGCAGAACGCCGACGCCAGGCTGCGCCTGGCGGATATCTACCTGAACCGCGGGAGCAACGCCCCGGCGGTGGAGCAGTACGGCGAGTTTCTCAAGCTCAAGCCGAACAGTCCCGATATCCAGCTCAAATTGGCCCGTCTCTTTGCCCGCAACAAGGAAACGAATCTGGCCATCGAAGGGTATCTGGCGGTGCTGAAGCAGTCGCCCGACAACGTGGACGCAAACCGGGAAATCGCCGCCCTCTACAAGACCAAAAGCTTGAACGACAAGGCCATCGAGCATTACAAAAGGGTGCTGACGCAACAGAAAGACGACGTGGAAACGCGCAACGCCCTGGTGTCGCTCTACGTCAAGGACAAACGCTACGATGAAATCACCGACCTGCTCAAGGGCACGGCGGAACTCTTCCCCGATGACCCCAACAACCATTACAAGCTGGGCTTGATCTACGATTTCAAGAAAGACTACGACAACGCCATTGCCTGCTATAAACGGGCCCTGGCGCTGAAACCGGACCACGCCCGCTCTCTTAACGCGCTGGGACGCCTCTATCTGAAGACCGGCCGGCTCGCAGAGGCAAAAGTGGCACTCGAAGCGGCCAAAAAGGCCGATCCCTCCCTCGAAGAAGCCTCGGTGCTGTTGAACAATATCCGTGACGAGTTCAGCCCGGAACCGCGAAAAATCAGCAGCAAAATCGGCAGCAAGAGCAAGAAAATCAAGGCCAAAAAGACAAAGAAGACGAAAGCGTCCAAGAGCGGCAAGTCCACAAAAACGGAAAAGAGCAAAGCCAGGAAAAAACATTAG